The following DNA comes from Ricinus communis isolate WT05 ecotype wild-type chromosome 10, ASM1957865v1, whole genome shotgun sequence.
aaaaaataaaaaacttcttcttctttcattttgtCTTCCTtaacttattttgttattgtttCTTGATAATATTTGTAGAGATGGGAGGATGACAGTTCGCTTATTAATGAAGTATCTGGTTAACAAGCTGAGATTGGATAGCGAATCAGAGGTATTTATAGCCATAACTGCATCTACTTATCTATCCCaatgcaaaaaaaaagaagaaaaagaaaaaacagtaCAACATGGTACtgtatatgtttttcttttttgcattCCTTTACTTGCTTAAGTTTGGCATGAACACACAGCCAGACAGACGAAGCTAAAATAGGGAAACTaattaaccttttcttttcagaatTAGTAAACTTAATTACGCGAATAAGGACATTGTTGGTGTTAGAGAAATGACAGAAACAGCAGAACTAAATGCGTTTTCTCTAGTGGCATTTATTCTGTCtgataatatcaatttttaggTAGCAAGTATATTTCTAGGTAGCCATCTTCTCCTTATACATCATTAGCCTTTTTAAGCCCATAATCTATTCTTGTAAAGATGGTCTTAGGAACTAATTGTTTGGCCAATCAAGGTAATGTGTTGTCTAAAATGGTCATACACTTCTTGTTTAGTTAGTTATATATTGATGTTTGTGTAGTCTGCCGAGAATAAAATGGGGGTGTAGGGTTCTTAGGATATATTTCAGAAAACTACCTGCCaccttcttttcctttctatgtctccaaaaataaatagaacTAGTTTAGCCTTTCGTTCTTGTAAAAATGGGTTCTACTGTTTCAGACCATTAAaatacatttcttttttctttaacgttaccaagaaaagaaaaagtaacgTTTTAATGATATCAACTGAAACCCGCAGAAAAACTAAGCACAGTAAACCTAAGCCACTGTTTCCATCTTTACACACTTTTTATCCCTCTCTCGCCCTGTCAAAAAATAAACCTGAGACGTTAACATAAAAAATccatacatatataatttaggGCTGTAATGCCCAAAAAACAACAAAGGTTAGACATGACCAAGGTTGAGTACCAAGATTATCTCTAAGTATATACTGATCATAGAAAATTAAGCAATGATAGGTTAGGAATCTCTGATTAATGTAATGGTAGAAAGCATacttaagaaattaatgaagAGCCACAGTTCGtaatactaatatataataataataatgattaattagAAGCACTCAAGTTTTTCACTATAAATGCCAACATTCTTAAAACTGCAATAAATAGGTAAACTTTGTTGGTGAGGCACACGCATTACTTCTATTGCAGTACGTAGAGGAGGAACGCATGTTTGTATTCTGACATGTTACAGGGtttatgaaataatataagtCTTATTGAGTGTTTTAGCTCATTTCTTGCAATTATTTATCAGAAAAAGGGACCATTTTTATATAAGacattaataattttctgCCCCATAGGGAGAGAAAATGAGCGATATGCcccaaaaattaattatagaatgGAAAGAACAACTGCTGTCCTTTGTCAAGAATTGAAATAACTATACTTATTAGCACTCTAAGCATTAATTTAGATCTGTAACCCATTAGACTATTGAGCATTTGCTCCAGGTAAACCTTGAtttatcttttactttttattataataatatttgaatcTGATTGTTTTTTGGTGGGAGGCAGTGAagtagaaaattaataaagtaataaGAGGGCTTAAATTATTAGAGTAGCAAAATACCCAATAATAGTCTAAATTCgtatttagtcattatttggtGATTAGTGAGAGCATTGATTTATACACTTATAATATATGTCCATCAAATGCATCACATTTTATTATACAATGTTTGTATTATGAGATTCCCATCATTCTATTTTAGAGTGCTTCTCATGCACTCTTTGTTATCAGCTACCACTACATGTTTCGTAATTATtacagtaaaataataaagtttcatttattattgttactataataataataataataataataataataatagttataaTTGAGCATTATAAGCCTACGAAAGAAAATTCATGTACAAGGATACACACGTGATGCACGAAATTAATCTAGGTTTCTGCATGTCCAAGGGACTATAAATGATTCCCTGCCGTTAAATCAATGGCATTCtagctttctttatttttatttcttaaaaaactgttgaaaaaaatagataatgcgttttgattaaaataaaaaaacctgAAACTTGAAAAGAGTAATACTGCATTTGAATCTCAACGACAAACTTTCAGTGTTCCTTATTAATTTCCATGCATACAGACTAATTTAGGGAAAGAAAAGTCTGTCAACATTATATCATTTAGTGAAGCATTCTactcaataataattataaggGTTTGATACTgtcaagaaattttttttaaaaaaagaaccttttatttttaaatattttcatattgttTTTATATCATTCATTAGTTCCTTTTTATTGGCATAGAACTGTTTCTATATCTTCTGAATATGCATCTAGCTAGTATTGCATATTTaggtgattttctttttaaatgggTTTCTAAGAAAATTTTCTAACTCTTTTCTCcagaaaaaattagaataaaaatgaaatcaatTATACGTAAATCGCAAAAATATTTGTCAACGTTGGAGCTTTGTTTAAAATCGAACTGAAAGTAGTGCATGTGTGTTtgattatatgaaaaataaagaataaaatcacTACCCCAGATGCAATTTATACattttgcttttcaccataaTTTATACATATGCATGTCGTTTTATTAGTTTGTCTATGTGCTTTTAACACAGCTTAATCTCACAGGCAATTtataaaggaaaatgaaacTGCTTCATTCTTATTCTAATGCATCTTAGGAATAAATTTGATCTAGAGTATCACTTTGTCTTGTAGGGCAAGGGCAATGCTTAGGGTTGTTTGTTCTAGGGCAACAGACAGTATAAGAGTGAGAAAGAGACAATAAAAATCTTGATAAATTTCATTAACGACCCAAACAAAACAAACATCCATGGAATGGTCAAATATTTAAGGACAACACAACACAGTGTATACATTCTcattagagaaaagaaaaaaatcaaccTCAAATCTTGATGCCCGTatttcatttaagaaaaaaaaaatagttttttaggATGCAGCTCGCATAATCATTCAATTGTGAACGTTGTCTTCGTTGCCaacatgtaaaaaaaatacttattttggGTTGGCATTAAGGTCTCGTCTCTATAGATATGATTGAATGACACAATCAACATTCCTTTCTTGTTTTATACAAATCTAGTTTTAATTAGGTATAAGTCTGTGTCTAGGTCAACCCTTATGCCATGATTTGGATGCTTCTTGTTTCCTTGCACTTCATGCCATGCCATGAACTAAGGAGAGAGagccaaatatatatatatatatatatatgtatgcaAAGCAACAACCAAGAAAGATTTGAagtgattaaatatatatatttgtacgCTTCAACCAAATTACACAAACAACTAATCATAAACCAGTCATCTATGGGATAAAACTAATATCGTAATCAATCAAATGATGTGTTAGACACTCAACattcttcttgttttaattttatatagtaattaacAGAAcgaatgtttttttttttctttttaacaaatagAAGGTCAACTCTTATGCCATTGATTTGGCAAGTTGTGGTGGTGTTGGATCCGCCGCCCAGGCTAAAACTAagtctaattaaatttaactcGTTAAAGGAAAACTTAGTAATTATAGTAGGCGGAAGGCCCTTATTTCCTTTCACACACATTTGCATGGAACTAAAGTACCCAAATCATTGaacttttaagaaaataataataagaatgaATCTGTTGTAGGAATATTTTTTTCTGGGTAAATTCAGGACATTCTAATCTCTTTTCTTGAGGATGagtaattatatatctttAATTAGATCAATAATATATAGTTGAAGATgctgtatttttattaaattgttttcGTACTTCTATATTGCTATATGAACACAGAAATATATTCTCTTGTCATGATGGGTTTTGCCATAATCTACGGGAAtcttcataatttaatttatttttttgttaaataaaaattaagtaataaaagaGATAGCATTGACTTTAAGAAGATATAAACATGTTGAAGTATGTGATATAAAATTTGTGTGCGTAGCTGACACGACACTTATTAACAACATAAACACATATTTCTCCAAAATGAAAAAACGAAAAGATTGATAAATGTTGGTGAGAGGGAAGGAAAAGGCAAAGAGGGAATGATGATATCGTAGGGCCAGGAAAATCACACGTGGACCCTGTCCTTATCAAGCACCTTCTTGTGTTGTGCATGCGGGTGTGTCCTCTCTTTCGTCACGCTTTCGCTTCTTTAAGatcatctttctttgtttctttgtttctttgtttCCCCGACACCTAATTCTTGAAATCATACATTTGTGCTTAAAAAGAGCCATCCCATCATCAACAAACCCTAAGTGCTGCACTTTCAtttctctttattctttttttattcatgtTCAGACCCcatcaatatttatttcaatctcTCTTTCTCACACAGAAACACACagaaagttaaaagaaaagagccCACTAATTAAACCAAAACgaaaagataaaatcaaaGCACcactcaatttttatttatttttttttttttacgtCGTAGAAAAGCAATGCATGACATGAGAGGATAAAATCCACAACAGAATCATTCCAAGTTGTTGAAAGAAACACAAAgcaaaagatatatttatatataaaaacttcaaactaaatataaaaaacacaaaacaaaaGCATAAAACGACAGATATTTGTTgtataataaagagaaaaaaactaaatctATATAGTTGGTGAATGATATGCATGCAAAGTTAAATAAATCCTCATGTATACTTCAAAACAACGACTCTcttaaacaataattaaaactgattttattaaaacacaCATCAGCAAATGATCATAACACCCCATGTTTGTCCATAGGAAAGATTGACCttctcttatattaattagccttttttctttaaagatttatcttctttttttctctgttttttAGTGGATAGACTGAAAAACAACGTGATGGAGACGTGCACGACATGAGATTGATGcatatatttcatattatcAGTGTTATAATAATGTGCAGAGTTAGGTTTTCTCGAAccatataattttcttttaagaaagaaaacaggaagagaaaggaaatcTTCTTATTAAATTCAAGTAATAGTAGGTAGAAACAAAATGATAGAATATTTACAcacaaggaaaagaagaaaagaaaatcagccATTGCCGTGCTTCTTGGATCcattaataagaatatttgaTGGTGCTGGTAAAGGCTATAAAAATCTCGAGGGTATTTCAGAAAAGGGAGGAAGTCTATGAGGTGATGATTTTGGCTTAGGAGCAAAGTATGGGTGGGTCCAATAATGATTAAAATGGGGCAGTTCTTTTGAAGAAGGTGGAGATGGCGGGCAGCTCCAAACGGTCGATTTTCATGGCTGACCAGCTGACCCAATcttacaataatataatattaataggaAATAAGAGTATATTGTTGGAGTAAAATGATAAAGTTTCTTTCAGACAAAATTTTATGGGTAAAGTTAAAGTAACAAATACATATTTGCATACACATCCTAAGACGTAAGCCAGTGACAAAGCATGACTTCAGATTTAAATACATTATCTTTATTCTcctaatttattatcaaatacttttatatataaatagtattagGTTCCCGAATACTATTCAAAAGTCTCCAACAAGtgtatgtttatatatatatatatatatatatatatatcgtcACTTCCAAGTGAAATTTGGGGATCGCATATTTGCCTTACctaaaaagtatttattataggtaaaaggtaataaaattaacttagaAGTTGGTTATCATTTCTTAAGGCGTAGATGGATGGGTGGTGATAGATAAGCTTTggaaattattagtaaattaagaagaagaagaaagaataagATTTGAAGTACAACTGCAGAAGTAACTACATAAgatgatattaatatatatgtttaaattagttaactttgaattttattaacttaattattagATGGTGTATTTGATGTTCATATGACTAAGATATAGAAAGAAGGCTGCTGGGGTATTTCACAAGGGTGGACGTATATGTGATGTAAAATGTTGccattatttatctattattgtaatatatatatgtgcaCGATTGctgtcttattttttttttgttttgtttgttaaaaaataataaaaataaaagcaggTAGAGATAACATGTAGAGGGCAACAGCTTCTACCTTTCTTGACGTTGCAGCATGTGAGGGATCACATATGGAGCCCAAGAGATGCAATCACTTTGCTTCCAGACTCCTCAACCGTCGATCATATCATGGTCCTGCACTATGCTAGGAGTCCTCATAAGTGATTTTTTTCATTGAAAAAACAAACAGCATACTAAACTGCAAAACcacaaaaacaagaaaattaatattttctcattctaatataattatctctctccctctctctttctcaCCCATGTATCATTGTTAAGTTATGAAAACCCCCaccctttcttcttttatttattgtttcttcGGATGGGctctgttatttattttccctttttcCCCATTTCTCTAATTGGAGAAAATATAGTTTGGAGTACCCCTACCCCCAGAAATGATGTACACTCTTTTGGGGTCAATAACATAACCCAAATGTATCCAAGCTTGATAttgaattctttttcctttttgccCTTTTCACTAGAGGCCAAATTACTTTCATGCTCGTTATTAAAAACtcaaatctctctctctcttctctaCTATATTTCCTTCCCTGTTCACtttattagtatcattatcatAATATTTTGGTTTCTTGCTTATGTGTCGGTGACTAagtttttaattgttattaatattaaaatcccATTTGTGATATTGAGATGAAAAGCTAAATGATTtaggaataaaataaaataagtcgACATTAATATGTTTTAAGTAATAATGGGTGACGTGCGTGTAGCATTTTCATAATAGTCCATCGGCCAATAAAGGCTTCCCCCCTTTAGCACTCACGCCACGCATGTGGGTTTTGCAAAGTCTAAGGTTATGATGAAGCTGCGTTCCGATTGTCAAAGGTATGATTTTCCCAATCCAATGATACCAAAAGTCATACTGTCCATTTTGGGACGTATAGAATTACTGGACTGTCTGAAATGATGGGCTTTAGATAGTAACACCTTAGATTGGGCCTTGTTTGATtgagaaaaaaagtaaaaagagtAAACTCGTAATTGTGATAATTATAAAGGATAAATGAATTAGATCAACTATTCATTATCACTTCTAGTGGCCGTAGGTGACAAATAATTTCCagagttatttatttatatctaacCTTTTGAAGTTTTGATTCATATATAGTTgcaaattaagaaatattattttagttaaatcagatatttaaatagagtgatatttttagtttttttttttttttatactatgacaaaataatagaaaataaattattttgcaAAAGATATCATTACTAAATTTGTAAATCTAAAAAACACATTAagtcttttttatatataaatatattaaatcttaTTCTCTGTCAAAATTTTCATGTCtcaaatatgtatatatttatagagagTAAATATATGGGGTAAACTGTTGGTCATTTTATCATAAAGCTCCATTAGCTTTCCAGAAAACTAAACTAATCAAAAGCTGCTAGTTAAGTATTTGCCTACGAGTATCCATCGTTAAATGCAGAACATTGCACCTGGAAATTCTATTCTTGGAGCAATCCAATAGAGTCCATAATATCCTCTAACATTCAATAATTTAACTGATCTCAAGGATTCAAATAGGGTTACCAGGAAAACATTCCAAAATCTGGAGATCAATAACCCattttctcattctctttATGCCTTCCGCCAAATCTTACAACTCCTTAAGTTTCAATGCATAAACATACCATAACCACTTCATGAATTGCTCTCTGAGAACCTGATTAGTATAAATAACTGACTCTGATGCATAATGCAATCAGATATATAAATAGCCACCCGGTCTTGAATGAATTGAAGCAATTACTTAGAGCACAGGACATGCGGACACCATGAGAAGCAGATCAAACGAGTGAGTATTGAGGAATATGTCCCACTGAAGCTTAAGCTCCCACAAATAATTGAAGACAACACAAGTTTGAGCACATAatgggaaaagaaaacaaacaagcATAGCATATCAAATACCAAATAAGCAAGAAATCCAGTTAGGTTGTGTTCCACATACACATTGTTCATTCTCTAAACTTCCAGAATATCTCAGCCACAATTTACAGTTGCGCTGGGTAAAATGTTTTACAATGACCGATTCGAACCATACCAGCTTATTGGTAAAGGAACCCAACACTAATTATTCAATTCCGTTGCTTCCTCTATTTTAACTGCCACAACCTTGGCCATTTGCACAGATCACAATTATTAGCCAAGTCCCTTTCAAACAAGGTCTGCCATCATCACACAGcatcttcaatttgattatGACAATCCTTCATAACCAAACAACATATCGAGTTCAATTTTGACAACTCGAGCAGAAACCCCTAAATCATGACAATATTCTTTTTACCTCATGATCGCTATTGAAGATAATCATCTTTTCAACAATCTACTTTAGAAGGATTTCTGATGAACAATGAGCATGGCTGCTATGACATACCCCAatcaatcattatttttaatgaggATATCCAAAAAACACATGCTATTCCAATGTCCAGAGAAAATGGGGATGACGGATTAAAGCCAATATGCACTGAACAGCTTCCTAGCATTCAGATTCACATCAAACAGCTCAAACTTTGAATTGGATAATACAGACTGCTCATATTACGTAATTAGCATCATTGCAGAGAGAATTGTAAAGCATCTCTCCACCAAAATATATCTAACAAAACTTGATAACTCCATTCCTTAACAATTAATCCAGAATAAAATGCTGAACTTGCTGAAATTTGAGAGACCAAAGACTTAAATAAGAGGTGGAAATGAAGATGCATAGAAGAGAAGATGAGAGGGAGATTAGAAGAAGTAAATATAAGGATTGAAAAAGTTGAGCTTAGATATTGAAGCTGCTCTGAAACTCACTCTATGAGCCGCAACGCAAGCAATAGCAAAAGTCATGCGACTGATCTACCACTCATGCTTACTCGACTTTATCGACCTGGCTTGGGCCCTAAACTTCTATGTTTCAAAGTAGAAGGCATTCAGATAATACTACTCATTCGAGTTAATAGAATATGGAAGCATGGAAACATGGAAACAGTTAAACCTTGTAGGCAAGAATCGAAATCAAGGAACAACAAGAGGCAAAAGTACCCAATATCAGCAACATGAAGTTCACAAAAACTTAAAACAAAACTATGAAAAGAATAATGGCAATTGATCATTAAATTCTCCTAAACAAAGAAATATGATTCCACAACAACAGTACACAACATTAAGAAGCACATaagattaaaaagagaaaaggcaTACCACTACCAGACTGGAGTAACTAACTTGATAAAGAaacaagataataaaattgcaCACTGGTGTCATCAACATGTGCTATATAACATAACCATCAGAAGTAATCATCTATCTGTATTTGTCAACAAAATTTCGCACTAACATCAATCTAAACTAATATAGGCAAATAGCAAaccaattaaataatatgtcAAAAGACAGATTAAAATACAAAAGGTGTTAAAGCTCTCATAACAAAACTATATGTCGGCATTATTAGTTAGAACGCATGACCTTTATAAGTAAGAAAGTTACAGAGTGAATCATAATATATGTCCAAAGAAAAAGTAGTCAAGAATAGCCCTTACGAAGCTTCTGGATAGCAGAATAGAGTTTCCTTCTAGAACCAACAGCGTTAATTCCCATATCTTTGAGATCTTCCAAAGTTAATAAGGGCAAAACTTGATCATCCACTTCATGCACTTCAAAAACCGGTGCGTACCTACTTAACCCTAATTCAATCAGCCACGTCCTCACTCCTTCACTCGTACTGCATTTACGGTCCCTAGAATCCGATTTTTCCGGATAATAATCCATTTCCATTCCATCATTTTCAGAAACCCTAACCCGACCCGTGCCCGTACCCATACCCGTCCGTTTATGTCCATGCCACATGATATTATCATTAGAATGAAGCGGACTTTGTTGTTCCGAATCTTGATCAAAATCCCTAAATCCTTCATCTCCATCTTCTCTACTATCTCCTCCTTCATCGACTCTTGATGCTATCCAATTCGACCTTACTCTTTTCGCTCTCTTCGCCTTCTTTCTCTGTCCTCCAAACTCGCCGTTTCCTTCTATTTCTTGATTTTCATAGCTTTCGTTTCCGTTTACTAGATTTGTTAAAGAACGAGCTTTAACTGATTTAGACGACTCTTTTGGAAGCCGCCACGACCGCCGGACATCATATGATAGAGTTGCCGACTGATCGCCGATCTCGCCGAGGCGGACGCTTGGCCGCCGTTGACGTTTCGGAGCTGCAGGTAATGAGGCGGCGTTTTCTGGTTCTGCAGGTGTTATAACTGCTGTGTTGGAAGTGGTTACTGTGGCGGCAATTGGGACTTCCGGTGGCGGTAATTCGGTGGCCATCACGACGAGATAGAGGAGAGAGTGAGTGAGTCTGTGTGTGAAGTGTGCGCAGGATAAGGAGAAGGGGAGATCTGGTAGTTCTAGACTTTGACGTGGGTGGTGTTTAGACCGTTGGATGAgcctataaattttaaatctttttaaggCTTAATCGCCCCGGAAAGAAGAAAACCTGAACCTTGAACTTTTTGTCGAATGTAACATATGGTTCTATTTTGTAACATATATCCGTACattgtaataaaattttcaggCCAATTTACAGCCTAAATTAGCCGATCAGGCTTTTTTTCGCTAATGGAttgattttcttaataaaaatatatataataaaatcaaaattgattttacagattataatttattctctAACCTTTTAGTTGACTGACTAACGACACCATAAAATGAGCATTTTCTTTAGGGTTTCATATAACTGTGGGATCCAATTTGTGCTTAGCATAAATTGTGAATTGGCAGCTAGGAGATTGTAAGTGGATTGAACCACCTTACACTGTAAAGTGTTAATTGAAACCCTAATCAAGAAAACAAGTGTTATTTTTTCACATGGTAATTAATAGGCGACACAATGAAGGCTAAGATGGAACTATTTTGAGTGTAAGATAAGTGAGATTAATAGTTTATTTGgagaaattaataaactaaatgaAGCTAAAGCATTGttagaaaattagaaaaagaaaatggataaGAAAAATTCGAGGAATGATATTTGTTGAAATGAAAAGCAGAACATTATTTGTCAAAACTTGAAATCATTGGTTTAGTGATGTTAAACATTCTGTGTGTTAATTgttagggtatatttgtcttaGGTAATATGTgcttaaaatcaatttatgtACGATGATTGGCTTGATTATAGATGATCAAATTTAACAGATATATTTAAGTTTTGCgttaaaagttatatttataatcaatatcaaaatatgtcactaaatttgaaaaactAAGAACCATGAACTGGAtttgataaaaagttaatGGATGTGTTTTTTTGGAAATatgagtaaaataaaaaaaaacagaaataacTGAAGGGATGATAATTGATTATTACATAACTGTTCATCATACAGTGAAGCATTATATAACTATATCTCATATAAATAGTCGTTATATATCTCATTTTGACACATTCAATCtctaaatttttctaaaataaaataataaatatcaaaagggCACTGAGTCTATTTCAATCAATGCCATTATCATGTCTAGATCAATTCGTAGAAAGAGCAGAATTCAAAGTCATAAGGAAATAAGCATGCGTTCAACTCTTGGGATAAGTTAAATTCCAAACAAtctcagaaaaaaaaaaaaaaaaaagaggttgTAGCTGAAATTTTCAAAGTTTCTTTGGTACACTCCATTCCAAATTCATAGTAGTCAATGACATGCGTGAATCATATATGATCCTCGAAAAATTccttagttaattattttctctcttcttttattttttatttttcctttcttacaTCATCGTCTCAAAAATCATAATCGAATGCTTGAGTTGTGGCATTAGTTGCCTCCTGGTGATGATGACGTAACATTGATGCAGACGTTGCCTCCATGAATGATATAAGCTGGGCGGAGCTTGATTCTTGAAGCTC
Coding sequences within:
- the LOC8285671 gene encoding uncharacterized protein LOC8285671, whose protein sequence is MATELPPPEVPIAATVTTSNTAVITPAEPENAASLPAAPKRQRRPSVRLGEIGDQSATLSYDVRRSWRLPKESSKSVKARSLTNLVNGNESYENQEIEGNGEFGGQRKKAKRAKRVRSNWIASRVDEGGDSREDGDEGFRDFDQDSEQQSPLHSNDNIMWHGHKRTGMGTGTGRVRVSENDGMEMDYYPEKSDSRDRKCSTSEGVRTWLIELGLSRYAPVFEVHEVDDQVLPLLTLEDLKDMGINAVGSRRKLYSAIQKLRKGYS